The Plasmodium brasilianum strain Bolivian I chromosome 14, whole genome shotgun sequence genome contains a region encoding:
- a CDS encoding protein SOC2 produces MKSIKGTSHEKENNLHKKQIFSGGKGKIRKEIRMYKRIHKKKNNQKSKNKYKGKKIEIIRKKKKKKIITNKNKLCKKKAYNILRSLQGNTNSRNTIFLLKKNEPHNNDNSDSTSYCLLLISKRNARGHTILEIPNYMNETGFQEVCFTRIFKNMLPVFQTYEGKAQKGIRSGQIVGADEIIRSGEIIRSDDIMRSDDIMRSNDIMRSDDIMRSDGIIRSDGMIRSERMIIGDGVISSKLIQSDARMTQLAKSIIKTASKNETSERTDTISRKTSTRKKKVRKEKKKNIHCPLNCPLNCPLNCPLNCPLNCPLNCPLNCPLNCPLNCPLNCPLNCPLNCPLNCPLNCSYYPLNFSLNCSLVCSLIYKKVKGTKKCVITCDPCYYTTNYISSKLLLSLLLLETEVALLFNTEKGEKKGIALFLLPRLRALRAISNKLSQRNFKTESIRKRRKEKHYRCSCKYRDNYDCDNDCYCDLFRFFLCVLFCFHFLYHRAQAAKCGFINKKRMTVSTMTSFLCLRVVRKKSKRKVIISFFGKKHECFFLLLIMKSQVHIDDVVTDDVVTDDVVTDDVVTDDVVTDDVVTDDVVTDDVVTHDLKKSIFHFNQLTKNISELYEGDACPYYKAKFDSTEFNKSSFKNKKCNNEFNNVLNEEDTIRKKKRKKKEFFIMRSINKSLIHILLKINLLTKHTCLSTHMCGMEESTIVILIPYKLCYHFLSKNRITVRTIEKRTKSYKNNIKKDIKKTNKYKFKFNYYLNKRRNYNFLIKHYTIKLCVNSKFVHYLLKYMNRDKRKIIKKIELSKKRFVKSDMLAFSFSSDKEYNIINITQAITSCTEHHIFVIPHEQVNRDTATDATPSSFTVCTAFPVFMRNKSGVNYYNETCSSETYASKTHSNNTYTISANHLKRASEEEIHKCNHANISNKGKPLSELVYHVRCFTYRNNHSRWDYYDSRDIKLPNFVIPLCNHPNTNMKTGDAEKGDLNERIDIKNIIKIKKKKIEKRVAKKNTVIGEYKWSHNSVCMYKQKKKNQISSHYHINGTYEYSFSIFNIAYGGGNRNSNSRVNYNSFYHKGCLVDVFRMGNRHLPSSHYNNSSIVLHVSNVEMDKEVLCKNVSILSGKKKNVHIDINTKEVLLLVCGSEDVTITRMNNNKIGFKYLNYINYKDILNNRSANDCTRKKRKWYYTPDVYTKLHNKKIQKKKKKKKKGKRLTRINTHEHDEHDAHMFLNLLNLLNQQSSRIDESLEGKKEAKDECISERISSKCCSNYSSSVDIQMNERHRRSRFNSSTSECKEEGFPKYYHTYDNDTVTHLLNYLNDSSSKHTWSESEGSKDLSRNIYMRRNFSDSKVSDDEMVYAEKTLHRINDLSHVRGETNHYCCYYLPNGFHRKSVEVELFTRNKANEDSATDVHNTVNNSAVISSEINEENILSENLMNKTPVGHNGGSLLYKKEGEGKDIITQEKNKNKIKIRNKKTKRQKRVNQMDCVLKEDLPQESIDDILQSNSDIKLGCNSSGRSNGSSNGSTNESRNSYTKYNNGSSAGKYNNSGSTSKYNNSGGSGTGRHDIGCGNGVGKLRTISSGSSNSGSVNEGEEKNQRIENTSGRGCGKSRADNDVDLEVAVMERHSSILINRGIKTKKCVDYSLYNTYAKSSFLQCAEQADNHFIGNYLDRYNDENFYHLRQKVKLCLSRTFANLKTTSETCVLHFTNLIFDLYISRFNSKEEIIESIINDIVTEEKQFSDVMVQLLKEFYPKIYSDFIYKEQLKTKYNVLYKELKDSCDLIYHFIAIICLFISQKYYNYRLISIELIAKTYCKSHLEGLKKVYSLNNELIKEASPDYYSATQYLDTTFSSHSVNKNFALEVEICILKKLNYDLSIPTTYSLLDSLLKANENINFLKVKNDYNSTEGEILLRIASIDNIFLKYKSSTLSMAIYEILNFNICRDKMQRELFDLKQLKNSGQYPKGDINRAQEEQEIGHVGADAYTYADADPGPNMQPDSLARKDVPSNNEIKEREKKNELKLLKRQARSLIIAEEEDRFIIASKYINEKCKLFKFVKNVIVNICFIMNKKIPKAYYKSDYDLTDQIKGYIQKFHDSKRRYLTRLRRRKTSISSNGATCNNFGTSDICGTPSTCDAYIANIGKAHSGGMKQEERKEGGEATTQGVKDSERGKKHDSKTNYKKCSKDKMTDGYPNEEFISNKRRKLEERVPPASDVKKDEYKFHSTKSKIALKFQKSIRQLKKLKYDDIPIHYCTPYVLEGKVLKIYIKKSNENKKERKIQIENEFINDSSTKKMMKKNVENYVNDKKSLSKNTETKTKSNYIIGTRTKSTDEHLVFYYNYINKLKSRLTIGLKYFLHRIKKIKSRQVCISLVNLNYLLRKKGTKKKIKKRKKEKKNKNIPLYKQLLNEVKIFFLWIYKLTSIEIRPLIRFSDLKHLSTVKSYEKNYSKYVMNKLKYKDDKTHTDISTSLSKKENASNVTSVSSSSTTISRAEQHDYDVNKNQNKNAIQKMNVHINKEDKEKKRNNKINNYNKQYIEEVIKPIECEEKKFFHFLKNSSSVKSVRAQHINEEEETTKYISCTQEQEVKVNPFNQNYEKCISSKCEKYDQVQKKKIFFEKTSQLGENEEELQKGTQGEVETKIELNTELSSKLSTKLSSKLSTKLSTKLNAEVNAEVNAEVNAEVNAEVNAEAKAEEQGDFPLRKKEYESLEKGNMPPEEPIENNSHVFSKHNFENITKINSDWITINDPQVDECAKELMECFLKWKNKNYISKNWTFNEYSNYKEYYLSLVFGDLKSSETLKGIIEMMHMKYNYLLNIYNEINFSNGSDYK; encoded by the exons caaaaatatgCTCCCCGTATTTCAGACCTACGAAGGGAAAGCGCAGAAGGGAATAAGAAGTGGTCAAATAGTAGGAGCCGATGAAATAATTAGAAGCGGTGAAATAATTAGAAGCGATGATATAATGCGAAGCGATGATATAATGCGAAGCAATGATATAATGCGAAGCGATGATATAATGCGAAGCGATGGTATAATAAGAAGCGATGGGATGATAAGAAGCGAACGGATGATAATAGGCGATGGGGTTATAAGTTCTAAGCTAATACAAAGTGATGCGAGAATGACAC AGCTTGCAAAATCAATCATTAAAACTGCAAGTAAAAACGAAACTTCTGAGCGAACGGATACAATAAGTAGAAAAACTagtacaagaaaaaaaaaagttcgtaaagagaaaaaaaaaaatatacattgcCCATTAAATTGCCCATTAAATTGCCCATTAAATTGCCCACTAAATTGCCCACTAAATTGCCCATTAAATTGCCCATTAAATTGCCCATTAAATTGCCCATTAAATTGCCCACTAAATTGCCCACTAAATTGCCCATTAAATTGCCCATTAAATTGCCCATTAAATTGCTCATATTACCCACTAAATTTCTCATTAAATTGTTCATTAGTATgctcattaatatataaaaaagtgaaGGGTACGAAGAAATGTGTTATTACATGTGATCCATGTTATTACACGACCAATTATATTAGCagcaaattattattatcattattattattagaaaCAGAAGtagcattattatttaacacTGAAAAAGGTGAGAAAAAAGGGATAGCACTATTTTTATTGCCTAGGTTGAGAGCACTTCGAGCAATTAGCAACAAGTTAAGtcaaagaaattttaaaacagaaagcattagaaaaagaagaaaagagaaGCACTACCGCTGTAGCTGCAAGTATCGTGATAACTACGACTGCGATAACGACTGCTACTGCGACCTCTTCCGCTTCTTTCTCTGCGTCCTCTTCTGCTTCCACTTTTTGTACCACCGTGCGCAGGCCGCAAAATGCGgcttcataaataaaaagcgTATGACTGTCAGTACCATGACAAGCTTTTTGTGCCTGCGCGTAGTACGTAAAAAGTCAAAACGAAAGgttatcatttctttttttggaAAGAAGCATGAatgttttttccttctccTTATAATGAAAAGTCAAGTGCACATAGATGATGTAGTAACAGATGATGTAGTAACGGACGATGTAGTAACGGACGATGTAGTAACGGACGATGTAGTAACGGACGATGTAGTAACGGACGATGTAGTAACGGACGATGTAGTAACGCATgacttaaaaaaaagcatattccattttaaccaattaacaaaaaatatttctgaGTTATATGAGGGGGACGCCTGTCCTTATTACAAGGCAAAATTTGATTCGACAGAGTTTAATAAaagttcatttaaaaataaaaaatgcaatAATGAATTTAATAACGTACTTAATGAAGAAGAtacaataagaaaaaaaaaaagaaaaaaaaaggaatttttcattatgagATCAATAAATAAATCCCTCATTCacattcttttaaaaataaatcttttaaCCAAGCATACTTGTTTATCCACTCATATGTGTGGTATGGAAGAGAGTACGATTGTTATTCTTATCCCATATAAACTGTGTTAccattttttaagtaaaaatagaataactGTTCGCACTATTGAAAAAAGGACAAAAtcatataagaataatattaaaaaggatataaaaaaaacaaataaatataaatttaaatttaattattatctaAACAAGAGACGAAATTACAATTTTCTCATTAAACATTATACTATCAAGTTATGTGTAAATAGTAAATTCGtgcattatttattaaaatatatgaatagggacaaaagaaaaattataaaaaaaattgaattaagtaaaaaacgTTTTGTCAAAAGTGATATGTTagctttttctttctcttcggataaagaatataatataataaatattactcaAGCAATTACATCCTGTACGGAGCACCACATTTTTGTTATACCACATGAACAAGTGAATAGAGACACAGCTACAGATGCTACACCTAGTAGTTTTACTGTGTGCACTGCTTTTCCAGTTTTTATGAGAAACAAAAGCGgagtaaattattataatgaaacATGCTCAAGTGAAACATACGCGAGTAAAACACACTCGAATAACACGTACACAATCTCTGCAAACCACTTGAAGAGAGCAAGTGAGGAAGAGATACATAAATGCAACCACgcaaatatatcaaataaagGAAAACCTCTATCAGAATTAGTTTATCATGTGAGGTGCTTTACGTACAGAAATAACCACTCAAGGTGGGACTACTACGATAGTCGTGATATTAAACTGCCAAATTTTGTAATCCCTTTGTGTAACCATCCAAACACAAACATGAAAACAGGAGATGCAGAAAAAGGCGATTTAAACGAAAGGATAgatataaagaatattataaaaataaaaaaaaaaaaaattgaaaaaagggTAGCAAAGAAAAATACTGTCATAGGGGAATACAAATGGAGTCATAACTCCGTTTGCATGTacaaacagaaaaaaaagaaccaAATAAGTAGCCATTATCATATTAATGGTACATATGAATATTCATTTTCGATTTTCAATATTGCCTATGGGGGAGGAAATCGAAATAGTAATTCGAGAGTTAATTATAACTCGTTTTACCATAAAGGATGCCTTGTTGATGTGTTTCGCATGGGAAATCGTCACCTTCCCTCCAGCCACTACAACAATAGTAGTATCGTCCTACATGTATCAAATGTCGAAATGGATAAAGAAGTTCTATGTAAAAATGTGAGCATCTTaagtggaaaaaaaaaaaatgtacatatagaCATAAACACAAAAGAAGTGCTTCTACTGGTATGTGGAAGTGAAGATGTTACCATAACTCGAATGAACAATAACAAAATTGgtttcaaatatttaaattatattaactaTAAGGATATCCTAAATAACAGAAGCGCAAACGATTGTACACGGAAAAAGAGGAAGTGGTATTATACTCCTGATGTGTACACAAAACTGCATAACAAGAagatacagaaaaaaaaaaaaaaaaaaaaaaagggaaaaaggcTAACCCGCATTAATACGCACGAGCACGATGAGCATGATGCGCACATGTTTCTTAATCTTCTCAATCTGCTCAATCAGCAGAGTAGCAGAATAGACGAATCCCTGGAAGGCAAAAAGGAGGCAAAAGATGAATGCATATCTGAACGCATATCATCAAAATGTTGTTCGAATTACAGTAGTTCAGTAGATATCCAAATGAATGAAAGACATCGTAGGAGTAGATTTAACAGTTCAACGAGTGAATGTAAAGAGGAAGGTTTTCCTAAATATTATCACACCTATGATAATGATACAGTTACTCAtttgttaaattatttaaatgattcATCAAGTAAACATACTTGGAGCGAATCAGAAGGATCGAAAGATTTAAGtcgaaatatatatatgaggaGAAATTTTTCAGATAGTAAAGTTAGTGATGACGAAATGGTATACGCTGAAAAAACGTTGCATCGAATAAATGATTTATCACATGTAAGAGGGGAAACAAATCATTACTGCTGTTATTACCTACCTAATGGATTCCATCGAAAGTCAGTGGAAGTGGAATTGTTTACAAGAAATAAAGCAAACGAAGATAGTGCAACTGATGTACACAATACAGTAAACAACAGTGCGGTCATATCCTcagaaataaatgaagaaaatattctaagcgaaaatttaatgaataagACCCCCGTGGGTCATAATGGTGGCTCGTTACTGTATAAAAAGGAGGGAGAGGGAAAGGATATCATAACtcaggaaaaaaataaaaataaaattaaaattagaaataaaaagacaaaaagacaaaaaagaGTCAATCAGATGGACTGTGTGTTGAAAGAGGATCTTCCCCAAGAGAGCATAGACGACATTCTTCAATCTAACTCAGACATCAAGTTGGGCTGCAACAGTAGTGGTAGAAGTAATGGAAGCAGTAACGGCAGCACTAACGAAAGCAGAAACAGCTACACCAAATACAACAATGGAAGCAGTGCTGGCAAGTATAATAACAGTGGTAGCACTAGCAAGTACAACAATAGTGGTGGTAGTGGTACGGGTAGGCACGACATAGGCTGTGGTAACGGTGTTGGAAAATTGCGCACCATTAGTAGCGGCAGCAGCAATAGTGGAAGCGTCAATGAAGGGGAAGAAAAGAATCAGCGCATTGAGAATACATCCGGGAGAGGGTGTGGAAAAAGCAGAGCGGATAATGACGTTGATTTGGAGGTTGCCGTAATGGAAAGACATAGTagcattttaattaatagaGGAATAAAAACTAAGAAATGTGTTGACTATTCATTGTATAATACATATGCAAAATCATCCTTTTTGCAGTGCGCAGAACAAGCAGATAACCATTTTATAGGTAATTATTTAGATAGATATAATGATGagaatttttatcatttaaggCAAAAGGTAAAATTGTGTTTATCAAGAACTTTTGCTAATTTAAAAACAACTAGCGAAACTTGTGTTCTACATTTTactaatttaatatttgatttatatataagtagaTTTAATTCGAAGGAAGAAATTATAGAGAGTATAATTAACGACATAGTTACAGAGGAAAAACAATTTTCCGATGTGATGGTACAATTACTTAAAGAATTTTATCCAAAAATTTATTCcgattttatatataaagaacaattaaaaacgaaatataacgttttatataaagaacTAAAAGACTCATGtgatttaatatatcattttatagctattatttgtttattcatatcgcagaaatattataattatagatTAATTTCAATTGAATTAATAGCAAAAACTTATTGTAAAAGTCATTTAGAaggattaaaaaaagtatactccttaaataatgaattaattaaaGAAGCCTCTCCTGATTATTACTCAGCTACACAATATTTAGACACTACTTTTTCCTCTCATagtgttaataaaaattttgcttTAGAAGTTGAAATCtgtattttgaaaaaattaaattatgattTATCTATTCCAACTACTTATAGTCTGTTAGATAGTCTACTTAAAgctaatgaaaatattaattttttgaaagtCAAAAATGATTATAACTCAACTGAAGGAGAAATTTTACTTCGTATCGCTAGTATTGATAATATATTCCTTAAATATAAATCCTCCACGCTCTCTATGGCCATATATGAAATTCTAAATTTCAATATTTGCAGAGATAAAATGCAGAGGGAATTGTTCGACCTTAAACAGTTAAAAAATTCTGGTCAGTACCCTAAGGGGGATATTAACAGGGCACAAGAGGAACAAGAGATCGGACATGTAGGTGCAGATGCATATACCTATGCAGATGCCGATCCAGGTCCAAATATGCAGCCGGACAGCCTAGCTCGAAAAGACGTACCTTcaaataacgaaataaaagaaagagaaaaaaaaaatgagctCAAGCTTTTAAAAAGACAAGCAAGGAGCTTAATAATCGCTGAAGAAGAAGATCGATTCATCATTGCatccaaatatataaatgaaaaatgtaaattgttcaaatttgttaaaaatgttatcgtaaacatttgttttattatgaacaaaaaaatccCAAAGGCCTATTACAAATCGGACTATGACTTAACAGATCAAATAAAAGGATACATTCAGAAATTTCATGATAGCAAAAGGAGGTATTTAACTCGACTTCGAAGGCGGAAAACGAGCATATCCAGCAATGGCGCTACATGCAATAATTTCGGTACATCCGATATATGCGGTACACCTAGTACATGTGACGCATACATCGCCAATATTGGTAAAGCACACAGTGGGGGTATGAAGCAGGAAGAAAGAAAGGAAGGAGGAGAAGCCACAACGCAGGGAGTAAAAGACAGTGAGAGGGGGAAAAAACATGACTCAAAAACAAACTACAAAAAGTGCAGTAAGGATAAAATGACTGATGGTTACCCGAACGAAGAATTCATATCAAACAAAAGGCGAAAATTAGAGGAGAGAGTTCCACCTGCGAGTGACGTAAAAAAGGACgaatataaatttcattcgacaaaaagcaaaattgcattaaaatttcaaaaaagtaTAAGACAACTAAAAAAACTGAAATATGATGATATCCCCATCCATTATTGCACTCCTTACGTTTTAGAAGGGAaggttttaaaaatatacataaaaaaaagcaatgaaaataaaaaggagcGAAAAATTCAAATTGAAAATGAGTTTATAAATGATAgcagtacaaaaaaaatgatgaaaaaaaatgtagaaaactatgtgaatgataaaaaatCATTGAGTAAGAACACAGAAACCAAAACGAAGAGTAACTATATCATAGGAACGAGAACAAAATCGACTGATGAGCATCtcgtattttattataattatataaataaattaaaaagtagaTTAACCATAGggttgaaatattttttacataggattaaaaaaattaagagcAGACAAGTGTGCATATCACTAGttaatttgaattatttactcagaaaaaaaggaactaagaagaaaataaaaaaaaggaaaaaagaaaaaaaaaataaaaatattcctttatataaacaattattaaacgaagttaaaattttctttttgtggATCTATAAATTAACAAGTATTGAAATTCGACCATTAATTCGTTTTTCAgatttaaaacatttatcaACTGTCAAAagttatgaaaaaaattattccaaATATGTTATGAATAAATTGAAATATAAAGATGACAAAACACACACAGATATTAGTACCAGTTTaagcaaaaaggaaaatgctTCAAATGTAACTAGTGTTAGCAGCTCAAGTACGACTATAAGCAGAGCAGAACAACATGACTAtgatgttaataaaaatcagaataaaaatgcaattcaaaaaatgaatgtCCATATCAATAAAGAAgacaaggaaaaaaaaagaaataataaaataaacaattacAATAAGCAATACATTGAAGAAGTTATCAAACCCATTGAATgcgaagaaaaaaagttttttcattttttgaaaaattcaAGCTCAGTAAAAAGCGTAAGAGCACAACATATAAATGAGGAAGAAGAaacaacaaaatatatatcttgcACACAAGAACAAGAAGTGAAAGTAAATCCCTTTAACCAAAATTACGAAAAATGCATATCATCCAAATGTGAAAAATATGACCAAGttcagaaaaagaaaattttttttgagaaaACTAGCCAATTAGGAGAAAATGAAGAAG AGCTACAAAAGGGAACACAAGGAGAAGTAGAGACAAAGATAGAATTAAACACAGAATTAAGTTCAAAATTAAGTACGAAATTAAGTTCAAAATTAAGTACGAAATTAAGTACAAAATTAAATGCAGAAGTAAATGCAGAAGTAAATGCAGAAGTAAATGCAGAAGTAAATGCAGAAGTAAATGCAGAAGCAAAAGCAGAAGAACAGGGTGACTTCCCATTGCGCAAAAAGGAATATGAGTCCctagaaaaaggaaatatgcCCCCAGAGGAGCCAATCGAAAACAACAGTCATGTATTTTCAAAGCATAATTTCGAGaacataacaaaaataaatagtgaCTGGATTACTATTAATGACCCACAAGTAGACGAGTGTGCAAAAGAATTGATGGAGTGTTTTTtgaaatggaaaaacaaaaattatatttcaaaaaattggACGTTTAATGAATACTCaaattataaagaatattatttatccTTAGTATTTGGTGATTTGAAATCGTCCGAAACGCTTAAAGGGATTATAGAGATGATgcatatgaaatataattacttgttaaacatatacaacgaaattaatttttcgaATGGCTCGGATTATAAATAA